Proteins encoded within one genomic window of Oryza brachyantha chromosome 7, ObraRS2, whole genome shotgun sequence:
- the LOC121055043 gene encoding wiskott-Aldrich syndrome protein family member 1, with product MAMVQPVDMAVKANEILARFRPIAPKPVLPPPPAAAPVAGDGAAVMATNRVLCQLQSRPCRARKRGRPSVVPPVSPPSAAAVKRKRAPAYPVPVAPLRCAAATDAVVATATRAQVSVVVPCSALAPVSPVSASAGDPTRLSPAVVEVEGDDEERGVLVERDLLRKLLEPKVISPRAVRPVGSTIHVESVHIDAGRTAAPKTAQEVEAELESDALPAVVSDSSNRVRLVNDAYKRMVGQPECPWLDAVATAASRRISGEVALVVSEPAAPLPETCMGFSCSAKIAWERDGKWSSVHAPCDATRLQCESRDYVFAWRFRTADDPCPTLRRAGDA from the coding sequence ATGGCCATGGTGCAGCCGGTGGACATGGCCGTCAAGGCCAACGAGATCTTGGCGCGGTTCCGGCCCATCGCGCCCAAGCCCgtactgccgccgccgccggcggcggcgccagtgGCTGGTGATGGTGCCGCGGTGATGGCCACGAACCGCGTGCTTTGCCAGCTGCAGAGCCGGCCGTGCCGGGCGAGGAAGCGGGGGCGCCCGAGCGTAGTGCCACCGGTGTCCCctccgtcggcggcggcggtcaaGAGGAAGAGGGCGCCGGCGTACCCGGTCCCGGTGGCGCCGCTCCGGTGCGCGGCGGCAACCGACGCGGTGGTGGccacggcgacgagggcgcagGTGTCGGTGGTTGTCCCGTGCAGTGCGTTGGCGCCAgtgtcgccggtgagcgcgaGTGCCGGTGATCCGACGAGgctctcgccggcggtggtggaggtggagggcgacgacgaggagaggGGCGTCCTCGTGGAGCGCGACCTGCTGCGGAAGCTGCTGGAGCCGAAGGTCATCTCGCCGCGGGCTGTGCGCCCCGTGGGCTCCACCATCCACGTCGAGTCCGTCCACATCGACGccggccgcaccgccgccccgaAGACGGCgcaggaggtggaggcggagctGGAGTCGGACGCACTCCCGGCGGTCGTCTCGGACTCCAGCAACCGCGTCCGGCTGGTGAACGACGCGTACAAGCGAATGGTGGGGCAGCCCGAGTGCCCCTGGCTCGACGCCgtggccaccgccgcgtccAGGAGGATCAGCGGGGAGGTGGCGCTGGTGGTGTccgagccggcggcgccgctgccggagACATGCATGGGGTTCTCGTGCTCGGCCAAGATCGCGTGGGAGCGCGACGGCAAGTGGTCATCCGTCCATGCACCGTGCGACGCCACCCGGCTGCAGTGCGAGTCGAGAGACTACGTCTTCGCCTGGAGGTTTCGCACCGCCGACGACCCATGTCccaccctccgccgcgccggcgacgcgtgA
- the LOC102719600 gene encoding NADH dehydrogenase [ubiquinone] iron-sulfur protein 4, mitochondrial, translating to MAAPLRRSLPSLGRALLSPAPAPARMLSAAASDALVEIKPGEIGMVSGIPEEHLRRKVVIYSPARTASQQGSGKVGRWKINFVSTQKWENPLMGWTSTGDPYANVGEAGLTFDSADSAKAFAEKHGWDYVVRKRHTPLLKPKSYAENFKWRGPPKAEQA from the exons atggccgctccgctccggcGGAGCCTCCCCTCCCTCGGGCGCGCGCTCCTctcgccggctccggctccggcgcgtATGctctccgcggcggcgtccgacGCCCTCGTCGAGATCAAGCCCGGCGAGATCGGCATGGTCTCGGGTATCCCCGAGGAGCACCTCCGGCGCAAG GTTGTAATATATTCACCAGCTAGGACTGCATCTCAGCAAGGTTCTGGCAAAGTCGGGAGATGGAAAATCAACTTTGTGTCAACTCAAAA GTGGGAGAACCCATTAATGGGATGGACATCTACTGGGGATCCATACGCTAATGTTGGTGAAGCAGGACTTACGTTCGACAGTGCAGATTCAGCAAAGGCGTTTGCTGAAAAACATGGATGGGATTATGTG GTTAGAAAACGCCACACGCCTCTTTTGAAG CCCAAATCCTACGCAGAGAACTTCAAGTGGAGGGGTCCCCCGAAGGCAGAGCAAGCCTGA